The following proteins are co-located in the Pedobacter sp. FW305-3-2-15-E-R2A2 genome:
- a CDS encoding beta-galactosidase gives MKKQLIGLLFLILSGSYAPPVFAQQKADAQQNTFAKQDADAPFKISTESFMLNGKPYVIRCGELHFARIPKAYWRQRLKMVKAVGLNTVCAYLFWNYHETNPGKFNWEGQADAAEFCKIAQEEGLYVILRPGPYSCAEWEFGGFPWWLLQKKDIRLRTQDPYFLERSRQYLKEVGRVLSPLQITHGGPILMVQVENEYGSYGTDKDYLLKLRDYLKEAKFDVPLFTCDGVVQLKNDVQKDLFAVVNFGSNPEAGFKALREVQPEGPLMCGEYYPGWFDSWGNAHHTGSSDRMVKELDWMLQQKASFSIYMIHGGTSFGLWAGANCQPYLPETSSYDYDAPISENGSANPKFYALRDMLKKHLQPGEVLPEVPAGIPVQKIAPFNLTMVAPILPQLTRPIISDTTLFMEDLGQGYGMMAYETTLSAGAKSSLDLTGVHDYAEVYLDQKLIGVLNRMKNEHRIDLPALSKNTRLRILVEAMGRVNYGDYMHDRKGLQGEVYRISNTAKLQLKGWKHYSIPLGEGNPAFKYQHIKKTGKLNQPAFYKGSFNTKNKNDFYLDMRWFKKGVVWINGHCLGRYWNIGPTQTMYVPGVWLNAGKNEVVVLDLHRPFAPRLQGLEKPILDSLTQVKALSSNHRKAGQQFGNNSANLIYSGTMENAAAWQNVTFPVKSGRYIALEALNNFADNPFTAVAELELLDENGKQIPRNLWKVVYVDSEELNSEDGKSENVFDLQYTSIWHSQWKDNSPKHPHQLVIDLGVQTSISGIKVLPRQDMETGRIKDFRLYLASKPFKGL, from the coding sequence ATGAAGAAACAGCTAATTGGCTTATTATTTCTAATCCTATCCGGATCTTATGCACCACCTGTGTTTGCACAACAGAAAGCAGATGCCCAACAAAATACTTTCGCAAAGCAAGATGCAGATGCCCCTTTTAAGATCAGTACGGAATCCTTTATGTTAAATGGTAAGCCCTATGTGATTCGTTGCGGTGAGCTCCATTTTGCAAGAATCCCAAAAGCTTACTGGAGACAGCGCCTGAAAATGGTCAAAGCTGTTGGTCTAAATACGGTCTGCGCGTATTTGTTTTGGAATTACCACGAAACCAATCCCGGCAAATTCAATTGGGAAGGACAGGCGGATGCTGCCGAGTTCTGTAAAATAGCACAAGAGGAAGGGCTGTATGTGATCTTGCGCCCAGGTCCCTATTCCTGTGCAGAATGGGAATTTGGCGGTTTTCCATGGTGGCTGCTGCAAAAGAAAGACATCAGACTGCGGACTCAGGACCCTTACTTTTTAGAACGGAGCAGGCAGTACTTAAAAGAAGTGGGACGTGTGTTAAGCCCCTTGCAAATTACGCATGGCGGCCCCATCCTGATGGTACAGGTAGAAAACGAATACGGAAGTTACGGTACAGATAAAGATTACCTTTTAAAACTTAGGGACTACCTGAAAGAAGCGAAATTTGATGTGCCCCTTTTTACTTGTGATGGGGTGGTACAACTGAAAAATGATGTCCAGAAAGACCTTTTTGCAGTCGTCAATTTCGGGAGTAATCCGGAAGCAGGATTTAAAGCTTTGCGCGAAGTTCAGCCTGAGGGTCCTTTAATGTGCGGCGAATATTACCCTGGCTGGTTTGATTCCTGGGGAAATGCCCACCATACCGGTTCCAGCGACAGGATGGTAAAAGAGTTAGACTGGATGCTGCAACAAAAAGCTTCCTTCAGCATTTACATGATCCATGGTGGTACCTCTTTCGGTTTATGGGCAGGCGCCAATTGTCAGCCTTATTTACCCGAAACATCCAGCTATGATTACGATGCACCGATCAGCGAAAACGGATCTGCTAATCCTAAATTTTATGCCTTGAGGGACATGCTTAAAAAGCACCTCCAGCCAGGCGAAGTCTTGCCGGAAGTACCTGCCGGAATTCCCGTACAAAAGATAGCTCCGTTTAACCTGACGATGGTGGCCCCTATCTTGCCACAATTGACCAGGCCTATCATTTCTGACACCACACTGTTTATGGAAGACCTCGGACAGGGATATGGAATGATGGCTTATGAAACGACCCTTTCTGCCGGTGCAAAAAGCAGCCTCGATCTTACCGGAGTGCATGATTATGCAGAAGTTTATTTGGATCAGAAGCTCATTGGCGTATTAAACAGAATGAAAAATGAGCATCGCATAGACCTTCCTGCGTTATCTAAAAACACCAGACTTCGGATCCTGGTAGAAGCCATGGGCCGCGTGAACTACGGAGATTACATGCACGACCGTAAAGGACTGCAAGGCGAGGTTTACCGCATCTCCAATACGGCGAAGTTGCAACTCAAAGGATGGAAACATTATTCGATTCCATTGGGAGAAGGTAATCCGGCATTCAAATATCAACACATCAAAAAGACAGGAAAGTTAAACCAACCTGCTTTCTATAAAGGCAGCTTTAACACCAAAAACAAAAATGATTTTTACCTCGATATGCGCTGGTTCAAAAAAGGCGTAGTCTGGATCAATGGACATTGCCTGGGTCGTTACTGGAATATTGGCCCTACCCAAACCATGTATGTTCCGGGAGTCTGGTTAAATGCAGGAAAGAATGAAGTGGTGGTCCTTGACCTTCACCGCCCTTTTGCCCCGCGTTTGCAGGGTCTGGAAAAACCGATCCTGGATAGCCTTACCCAGGTGAAAGCACTGAGCAGCAATCATCGTAAAGCCGGACAACAGTTTGGCAACAATTCAGCTAATCTGATCTATAGCGGAACAATGGAAAACGCTGCCGCCTGGCAGAACGTTACTTTCCCGGTAAAGAGCGGCAGATATATCGCCCTGGAAGCCTTAAACAACTTTGCTGACAACCCATTTACTGCGGTGGCGGAGTTAGAGTTACTGGACGAAAATGGCAAACAAATTCCAAGGAATTTATGGAAAGTAGTCTATGTAGACAGCGAAGAACTGAACAGCGAAGATGGTAAATCGGAAAATGTATTCGATCTTCAGTATACCAGTATCTGGCATAGCCAATGGAAAGACAACAGTCCGAAACATCCCCATCAGCTGGTCATTGATTTAGGCGTACAAACGAGCATTAGCGGAATTAAAGTATTGCCCCGTCAGGATATGGAAACCGGAAGGATTAAAGATTTCAGACTGTACCTAGCCAGTAAGCCCTTTAAAGGCTTATAG
- a CDS encoding alpha-N-acetylglucosaminidase: MRKFSYLLLLLLPLNLLAQQFKPIQELLKRRTPWLAQHVVFKPLKSDQQDVVELQSAGDKLLISASGPNAAAVGLNWYLKYYCNRSMSHMGDNLAPVYPIPVLKEKVRVEAPAKYRYALNYCTYNYTMSFYDWKDWEHELDWMALNGVNLMLTVSGMESVWQSTLKQIGYTDQEVNDFLVGPAYTAWWLMGNIQGWGGPMPQSQIDGRKALQQRMMKRMKELGIEPVLQGFYGMVPGSLKEKSKAQIIDQKTWGAFKRPDILVPGTPDFSRIAGIYYKELQKAYGKNIRFFAGDPFHEGGITEGIDLSKAGRSIQTEMQNSFPGSTWVLQGWQDNPKQQMLEGLDKSHILVQELFGEFTNNWEKRNGYDSTPFIWCVVNNFGERPGLYGKLQRFADEVDRIRKGPYKAVLKGVGVMPEGLNNNPPVYDLMLELGWRAAHVEVKDWLNGYTKYRYGSSNSHIDQAWQGFLETIYQSIPGYQEGASESVFCIRPALDSKPASRWGTRIRTYDLLKFKAAALEFAKAAPEFKNSDTYQIDLINVFRQVLANDGEQVFEAMVKAYNAKDTEQFNCLSAQFLDMIRLTDDLLSTHPYYQLNTYKAQALRLGKTEEEKKLNIRNAMMLITYWGENIPAEDNLHEYAYKEWGGLMKDYYLVRWEMYIDHLQNNLQGKHMQAPDFFWWERAWVERNMEIKPESSAKPLDQVMAEILKLKTNVQ, translated from the coding sequence ATGCGAAAATTCAGCTATTTGCTTTTACTCTTACTTCCTTTAAACCTTTTGGCGCAGCAGTTTAAACCGATCCAGGAACTGTTGAAACGAAGAACGCCCTGGTTGGCACAACATGTTGTTTTTAAGCCGTTGAAAAGCGATCAGCAGGACGTGGTGGAATTGCAGAGTGCAGGAGATAAACTTCTCATCAGTGCCTCTGGTCCAAACGCTGCGGCAGTGGGCTTGAACTGGTATTTGAAATACTATTGTAACAGGTCTATGTCGCACATGGGGGATAACCTGGCCCCTGTATATCCGATTCCGGTGTTAAAGGAGAAAGTACGTGTGGAGGCCCCGGCCAAATACCGTTACGCTTTAAACTATTGCACTTATAACTATACCATGAGTTTTTACGATTGGAAAGATTGGGAGCATGAGCTCGATTGGATGGCTTTAAACGGGGTAAACCTGATGCTCACCGTCAGCGGAATGGAGTCGGTGTGGCAAAGTACACTCAAACAGATTGGATATACCGATCAGGAAGTGAATGATTTTTTAGTCGGCCCTGCATATACTGCCTGGTGGCTCATGGGAAATATCCAGGGCTGGGGAGGTCCGATGCCCCAAAGTCAGATTGATGGCCGCAAGGCTTTACAGCAGCGCATGATGAAGCGGATGAAAGAACTGGGTATAGAACCCGTATTGCAAGGTTTTTATGGAATGGTCCCTGGTTCTTTGAAAGAAAAGAGCAAAGCACAAATCATCGACCAGAAGACCTGGGGCGCCTTTAAACGCCCGGATATCCTGGTTCCCGGTACTCCTGACTTTTCCAGAATAGCTGGGATCTATTATAAAGAATTACAAAAAGCTTATGGCAAGAACATTCGTTTTTTTGCCGGAGATCCTTTTCATGAAGGCGGGATTACCGAAGGGATAGATTTAAGCAAGGCCGGAAGATCCATTCAAACCGAGATGCAAAATAGTTTTCCAGGGTCAACCTGGGTATTACAGGGCTGGCAGGACAATCCGAAACAGCAAATGCTCGAAGGTCTTGATAAATCACATATCCTGGTGCAGGAATTGTTTGGTGAGTTTACCAATAATTGGGAGAAGAGAAATGGCTACGATTCCACACCGTTCATCTGGTGTGTCGTGAACAACTTTGGCGAAAGACCAGGTCTGTATGGAAAACTACAGCGCTTCGCAGATGAGGTTGACCGGATCAGGAAAGGGCCGTATAAAGCCGTATTAAAAGGCGTAGGGGTAATGCCTGAAGGCCTCAATAACAATCCTCCGGTTTACGACCTGATGCTGGAACTGGGTTGGCGGGCAGCACATGTGGAGGTTAAAGACTGGCTAAACGGCTATACTAAATATCGTTATGGAAGTTCAAACTCCCATATTGATCAGGCCTGGCAAGGCTTCCTGGAAACCATTTACCAAAGCATCCCGGGTTACCAGGAAGGGGCAAGCGAATCGGTGTTTTGTATCCGCCCTGCGCTGGACTCCAAACCCGCCTCCCGCTGGGGAACACGCATCAGAACTTACGACCTGCTGAAATTTAAAGCGGCAGCTCTGGAATTTGCAAAAGCAGCGCCTGAATTTAAAAACTCGGATACCTATCAGATTGACCTGATCAATGTCTTCCGGCAGGTGCTGGCCAATGATGGGGAACAGGTTTTTGAGGCGATGGTAAAAGCCTACAACGCGAAAGACACGGAACAGTTTAACTGCTTGTCTGCGCAGTTTCTGGACATGATCCGTTTAACAGACGACCTGCTGTCTACACACCCGTATTATCAGTTAAATACCTACAAAGCTCAGGCCTTAAGGTTGGGGAAAACGGAAGAAGAGAAAAAGCTCAACATCAGGAATGCCATGATGCTGATCACCTATTGGGGGGAAAACATTCCGGCGGAAGATAACCTGCATGAATATGCTTACAAAGAATGGGGCGGATTAATGAAGGATTATTACCTCGTACGATGGGAAATGTATATCGATCATCTACAAAACAACCTGCAGGGTAAGCACATGCAGGCTCCCGACTTTTTTTGGTGGGAGCGCGCATGGGTAGAGCGAAATATGGAGATCAAGCCGGAAAGTTCTGCGAAGCCTTTAGATCAGGTGATGGCTGAAATTCTAAAATTGAAAACAAATGTTCAATAG
- a CDS encoding LacI family DNA-binding transcriptional regulator, whose protein sequence is MEKIPTIKDIARQLKLDPSTVSRALRGHPSIGLVTTMRVNKMAKELNFHPNQNAVFLKQGKTFTIGVVLPDIGETFYSSLLSKIERYAHSKNYNVIFGQSFEKQEREKQVLDNMKNLRVDGILIAMNKPAAPSEQIEQLRRYNIPVVILEQRNTDQSYQAIEHLFSILEFQPSPDLKASQNFPA, encoded by the coding sequence ATGGAAAAGATCCCCACAATCAAAGATATAGCCAGACAACTGAAACTTGATCCCTCTACCGTCTCCAGGGCATTGCGAGGACATCCCAGCATTGGGCTGGTCACGACCATGAGGGTCAATAAAATGGCCAAAGAGTTAAACTTCCATCCCAACCAGAATGCGGTCTTCCTGAAGCAGGGTAAGACCTTTACCATTGGTGTGGTCTTACCCGATATTGGAGAGACTTTTTACTCTTCCCTGCTCAGTAAAATAGAGCGTTATGCCCACAGCAAGAATTACAATGTGATTTTTGGTCAGTCATTTGAAAAACAGGAACGGGAGAAACAAGTGCTGGACAATATGAAGAACCTGAGAGTAGATGGGATTCTGATTGCGATGAACAAGCCTGCCGCACCTTCTGAGCAGATTGAACAGCTCAGAAGGTACAACATTCCCGTGGTCATTCTGGAGCAAAGGAATACCGATCAATCTTATCAGGCTATTGAACATTTGTTTTCAATTTTAGAATTTCAGCCATCACCTGATCTAAAGGCTTCGCAGAACTTTCCGGCTTGA
- a CDS encoding right-handed parallel beta-helix repeat-containing protein: MKPFAFLSLVLVVQTLVCTTKTFAAISQTKENPRKYYVAMNGSDTNAGSINAPFQTINIALSHAAPGDQVIVRAGTYHQEVKFPKSGEPGKTISLQRYPGERPVIDGSRITVTGWQALVTINNVSYVTIDGFDICNLHSSAVNTDPQGMAIIGSGQHITVKNCNIYNIKNNTTLAQGRSGHAILAIGSGKTPISNLLITGCTVHDTQTGTSENVTLAGNIDGFLFSHNQVYDTENIGVIVAGGDGLNPHGAVESNYARNGVIRDNIFHHNTMTRTPETWGPDRFGAISIYVCGGANTLIERNIVYESDRGIGLVSESNIYPTRTTTVRNNLVYNCYRAGIYMGDYLNYTIAGTKNCAVLNNTLFQNNRVAGAFGEIEGEIRLTEHCDSNVIKYNKVYAGPKDVLVHKYTLTGSHNLIDHNSYFSTGQPQWIWNSTNDAPVTDFQIWKKTSGQDASSSHKIVSPQFYSNLLRKWKRSPQSKI, translated from the coding sequence ATGAAACCATTTGCTTTTTTAAGCCTGGTTTTAGTTGTACAAACGCTCGTTTGTACAACTAAAACCTTTGCCGCTATATCCCAAACCAAGGAAAATCCGCGTAAGTATTATGTAGCCATGAATGGCTCCGATACCAATGCCGGAAGTATAAACGCACCTTTCCAAACCATAAATATTGCATTGAGTCATGCTGCGCCCGGAGATCAGGTCATTGTCAGAGCCGGAACCTACCATCAGGAAGTTAAATTCCCCAAATCAGGCGAACCTGGAAAAACCATCAGCCTGCAGCGCTATCCGGGAGAAAGACCAGTGATCGACGGCAGCAGGATTACCGTTACCGGATGGCAGGCATTGGTGACGATCAATAATGTAAGTTATGTAACCATCGATGGCTTTGACATTTGCAACCTCCACAGTTCTGCGGTGAATACCGATCCTCAGGGCATGGCGATTATAGGCAGCGGACAACACATCACAGTTAAAAACTGCAACATATACAACATCAAAAACAACACCACCCTGGCACAGGGACGAAGCGGACATGCCATACTCGCCATTGGAAGCGGCAAAACCCCGATCTCCAACCTGTTGATTACCGGATGTACCGTTCATGACACCCAAACCGGAACGAGTGAAAACGTGACCCTTGCCGGAAACATAGATGGTTTCCTTTTCAGTCACAATCAGGTATATGATACAGAGAACATTGGGGTGATTGTTGCTGGTGGCGATGGCCTGAATCCTCATGGTGCCGTTGAAAGCAATTATGCCCGCAATGGTGTCATCAGAGACAATATCTTTCACCACAATACCATGACCAGAACACCGGAAACCTGGGGGCCCGACCGCTTTGGCGCGATTTCCATTTATGTTTGCGGAGGCGCCAATACCCTCATCGAAAGAAACATTGTTTATGAGAGCGACAGGGGAATTGGTCTGGTCAGTGAAAGCAATATTTACCCTACAAGAACCACTACGGTAAGAAACAACCTCGTTTACAACTGTTACCGGGCAGGCATTTACATGGGTGATTATTTAAACTACACCATCGCCGGAACAAAAAACTGTGCGGTGCTGAACAACACCCTGTTTCAAAACAACCGCGTTGCCGGTGCATTTGGAGAGATTGAAGGAGAAATCAGGCTCACCGAACACTGCGACAGCAATGTGATCAAATACAACAAGGTCTATGCCGGGCCTAAAGATGTCCTGGTTCATAAATACACCTTAACCGGAAGCCATAACCTCATCGACCACAACAGTTATTTTAGCACAGGGCAACCGCAATGGATCTGGAACAGTACTAATGACGCTCCGGTTACCGACTTCCAAATCTGGAAAAAAACCAGCGGGCAGGATGCCAGTTCCAGTCATAAAATAGTGAGTCCTCAATTTTATTCTAATCTCCTCAGAAAATGGAAAAGATCCCCACAATCAAAGATATAG
- a CDS encoding IPT/TIG domain-containing protein: MKQFINIKAKCRYFLCFAACLLFLFTGCKKDKEASHNPSAPISISDFIPKKGGGGTEVLITGSNFSSDLSKISVTLNGLALKVIGASATQVMAVIPKKSTSGPLKVTIEKAEASSETIFNYEYTRTVSTLAGSGAAGFANGKGTDASFNFAGQNWYRSSGIVVDDQLNVYVADPGNHCIRKIDPDGNVTTLAGNPNLAGYADGKGTAANFSLPYDLAIDGQGNLYCVDPGNWDIRKITPDGQATTWGFGSQAPWSVAFDKVSGKTYYASCSSPGNIYEINAQGVSKEVISGLNYPAGIKFDNKGNLFVSGHGDQVIRKFDAGTWQSSIVAGQPGNVGYINGPATAAQFAYPWGIAIDHNNNIYVAGNGTGGGSTSNPDQSIRYLQANTYEVSTFAGSGKAGYTDGFGGLATFSAPGGVAVDKNGTVYVLDKNNNRIRKIISE; the protein is encoded by the coding sequence ATGAAACAATTCATCAATATAAAGGCTAAATGCAGGTATTTCTTATGCTTTGCAGCCTGCCTGCTCTTCCTTTTTACCGGCTGCAAAAAAGACAAAGAAGCCAGCCATAACCCTTCGGCTCCCATCAGCATTTCGGATTTCATTCCTAAAAAAGGCGGAGGTGGCACAGAAGTACTCATTACCGGAAGCAATTTTTCTTCCGACCTCTCTAAAATCTCCGTGACCCTGAATGGCCTGGCCCTTAAAGTAATTGGCGCCAGTGCAACACAGGTAATGGCCGTAATTCCAAAAAAATCAACCTCAGGCCCCTTAAAAGTAACCATAGAAAAAGCGGAAGCTTCCAGCGAAACCATTTTCAATTATGAGTATACCCGGACGGTGAGTACCCTTGCCGGATCTGGCGCCGCAGGATTTGCCAATGGCAAAGGAACTGACGCCTCCTTTAACTTTGCAGGTCAAAACTGGTACCGAAGTTCCGGTATCGTGGTAGACGATCAGCTCAATGTTTACGTCGCGGATCCAGGCAACCATTGCATCCGGAAAATCGACCCTGATGGAAACGTGACCACACTGGCCGGCAATCCCAATCTTGCGGGTTATGCCGATGGTAAAGGTACTGCCGCAAACTTCTCTTTGCCCTACGACCTTGCAATAGACGGACAAGGAAACCTGTATTGTGTAGACCCAGGGAATTGGGACATCAGAAAGATCACACCCGACGGACAGGCCACAACCTGGGGCTTCGGAAGTCAGGCACCATGGAGTGTCGCTTTTGATAAGGTGTCTGGAAAAACCTATTACGCCAGCTGCTCCAGTCCGGGAAATATTTATGAAATCAATGCCCAGGGTGTCAGCAAGGAAGTCATTTCCGGCCTCAATTATCCGGCAGGTATTAAATTCGACAATAAAGGCAATTTATTTGTCAGCGGACATGGTGATCAGGTGATCAGAAAATTCGATGCAGGTACCTGGCAGAGCAGCATTGTCGCCGGACAGCCGGGAAATGTCGGTTATATAAACGGACCGGCTACCGCTGCACAGTTCGCTTATCCCTGGGGAATTGCCATAGACCACAACAATAACATCTATGTTGCCGGCAACGGAACCGGCGGTGGAAGCACCAGCAATCCAGACCAGAGCATTCGCTACCTGCAGGCAAATACTTACGAAGTCAGCACATTTGCCGGAAGCGGAAAAGCAGGTTATACCGATGGATTTGGCGGATTGGCCACCTTTAGTGCACCCGGTGGAGTTGCAGTAGACAAAAACGGCACAGTGTACGTATTGGACAAAAACAACAACAGAATCAGGAAGATCATTTCCGAATAA
- a CDS encoding RagB/SusD family nutrient uptake outer membrane protein yields MKKKSITLFIIAVGSLFLTSILSSCKHLDEKPDNLLTSDILWSNRANAESYLYNIYGAVLEIDYAHIGISDEASVSIPGTNIRQMVAGNWSSVNAYYDHWDNYYTGIRSSFIFEANVDKVPESQLGSDLKAQYKAESKFLRGWFYWQLIKQYGPVVKLTGALALDEDFNKYPRATFDECKDYVNQLMDEAAVNLPVSWASSSNYGRPSKGSCLAVKSQLALWAASPLWNGNPAFNSLKNQDGTALAPATYDVNKWKIAADAAKAVIDLNAYKLFTNLDNGGTTFDPYLSVRDLFLTNWNKEILFSRNSWNYWGYTKASSPNPGGINLYNATQNVVDAFYMDNGRSIEDPSSGYDETGFAENNSSQYWAHKKGQWNMYANREPRFYAYIQYNGRPVLPAPTIDDKNYYSSAGNVDGTGRVEFYYGGKAGAKATGITNNITGYNFLKNVSPADNIRQDATNYRPFILMRFAEILLNYAEALNEYAPSNPDVVNTLNLIRSRAGLPGIETVYPAAVGNKELMRKYILKERQVELCFEGDRYYTLIRRLQLGATENQTIYTMNVNEDDGGQGFGFTRFYNRTFFQKRAWADKMYLFPISQYQLDRDRALVQNPGW; encoded by the coding sequence ATGAAAAAGAAATCTATCACTCTCTTCATTATAGCCGTAGGATCATTGTTTTTAACAAGCATTTTATCCTCCTGCAAACATCTGGACGAAAAACCGGATAACCTGCTCACCTCAGATATCCTGTGGAGCAACCGCGCCAATGCAGAATCCTATCTATACAACATCTATGGTGCCGTACTTGAAATAGACTATGCACATATTGGCATTAGCGATGAAGCCTCGGTTTCCATCCCAGGTACCAATATCCGGCAAATGGTGGCCGGGAACTGGAGCTCTGTAAATGCCTATTACGACCATTGGGACAATTATTACACCGGTATCCGTTCCTCCTTCATCTTTGAAGCCAATGTAGATAAAGTACCGGAATCCCAACTCGGTTCGGATTTAAAAGCCCAGTATAAAGCAGAGTCTAAATTCTTAAGAGGCTGGTTTTACTGGCAGCTGATCAAACAATACGGACCAGTGGTTAAGCTAACAGGTGCCCTTGCCTTAGATGAAGATTTCAATAAATATCCAAGGGCCACTTTCGACGAATGTAAAGACTATGTGAACCAGCTAATGGACGAAGCAGCAGTTAACTTACCCGTAAGCTGGGCCTCTTCCAGCAATTATGGCCGCCCTTCAAAAGGATCCTGCCTGGCCGTGAAATCACAGCTCGCGCTATGGGCAGCAAGCCCTTTGTGGAATGGAAACCCTGCCTTCAATTCCCTGAAAAATCAAGACGGGACCGCACTCGCTCCTGCAACATATGATGTCAACAAATGGAAAATTGCGGCAGATGCGGCAAAAGCAGTGATAGACCTCAATGCCTATAAGCTATTTACCAATCTGGACAATGGCGGAACCACCTTTGACCCCTACCTTTCCGTACGGGATCTTTTCCTGACCAACTGGAACAAAGAAATCCTGTTCTCCAGAAATTCCTGGAATTATTGGGGATATACCAAAGCATCTTCTCCCAACCCTGGAGGAATTAACCTGTACAACGCCACTCAAAACGTAGTGGATGCTTTTTACATGGATAATGGACGCAGTATTGAAGATCCTTCTTCAGGCTATGACGAAACCGGTTTTGCAGAAAACAACAGCAGTCAGTATTGGGCTCATAAAAAAGGCCAATGGAATATGTATGCCAACCGGGAACCTCGTTTTTACGCCTATATTCAATACAATGGCCGCCCGGTATTGCCGGCACCTACCATTGATGATAAAAATTACTACTCTTCAGCAGGTAATGTAGACGGGACAGGTCGTGTAGAATTCTATTACGGCGGGAAAGCAGGAGCTAAAGCCACCGGAATTACCAATAACATTACCGGTTACAATTTCCTGAAAAATGTGAGTCCGGCTGATAATATCAGACAGGATGCCACCAATTACAGGCCTTTTATCCTCATGCGCTTTGCAGAGATTCTCCTGAATTATGCAGAAGCCCTGAATGAGTACGCGCCTTCCAACCCGGATGTGGTGAACACGCTCAACCTGATCAGGTCCAGAGCCGGACTGCCAGGTATAGAAACCGTTTATCCTGCCGCCGTTGGAAACAAGGAACTTATGAGAAAGTACATCCTGAAAGAAAGACAAGTGGAGTTGTGTTTTGAAGGAGACCGGTATTATACCCTCATCAGAAGGTTACAGCTGGGGGCTACCGAAAACCAAACCATCTATACGATGAATGTGAATGAAGACGATGGAGGCCAGGGATTTGGGTTTACCCGCTTTTACAACCGTACCTTCTTTCAAAAAAGAGCCTGGGCGGATAAAATGTACCTGTTCCCTATTTCCCAATACCAGCTGGACCGCGACAGGGCCCTGGTACAGAATCCAGGTTGGTAA